In Leopardus geoffroyi isolate Oge1 chromosome B4, O.geoffroyi_Oge1_pat1.0, whole genome shotgun sequence, the DNA window AATAGGTATCTGTTGAGCGGGTATTATCGTAGTGTGGAGAGGGGCCCCATTATTGCGCACGTTCTGTGCTGTGCGGCAGGGAGCCGGTTGCTAACGCGGGTGCGTCTGGGCTCCGCGGGCCTGGGCCGCCGGGAACCGGAgccaggtgggggcggggcctcgggaCCCCGCCAGTGCGCATGGGCGACGTCTTCTCCTACGGACCCCCTTCAATTTCCGCCATGGTCGGAAACGTAGCGAATGCAGTTAGCTGAGTGTCAGCTGAGCGCGCCGGTCGCCGGAATGTCTGATGAAAAAGGCTCCTTGAGGGGAGGCgtagagaaaggagaggagccaGCGGGGACCATCGCTGGTAGTGCGTCCTCTGTGAAGCGGGTGGAGGACGAGGAAGAACCGATGAAGGTGGAAGTGGCGGTGGGGGCTGATGGCTGCCCTGACGACCTCAGCTGCCGGGAGGCCGTCATAGACCCATACCTCCTAGGGCTTGCGGATGACGAGGAGAAATGCCGGAAAATCCGCAGGCAGTACCGACAGCTCATCTATAGTGTCCAGCAGAACCGTGATGACATAGTGAACACGGCGAGCGACACGTTAACCGGGGCCCTTGAAGAAGCCAATGTCCTGTTCGATGGAGTGAGCCGAACCAGAGAAGCAGCACTCGATGCCCAGTTTCTTGTTTTGGCTTCTGATTTGGGTAAAGAGAAAGCAAAGCAACTGAACTGTGATATGAGCTTTTTTAATCAAGTAGCGTTTTGTGactttctgtttatatttgtgGGCCTGAACTGGATGGAAGATGATGAACGTGATGAATTGAGTGGCTGTGATGATAATATAGCTCTTTCCTTCTGGGAGACAGTACAGAAGGAAGCAACATCCTGGATAGTGCAAGCTGAAACATTCCACTTTATTTTTGGTTCATTCAAGTCTAAGCCTTCTGCACCAAAGCCCCGACTTGAACACCAGAAGAAAGctcacaaaatggaagaaaatggggCTATGCCTACAAAGCTGAGGAAGTTGGACCTGAGTAATAAtcaaga includes these proteins:
- the EID3 gene encoding EP300-interacting inhibitor of differentiation 3, which codes for MQLAECQLSAPVAGMSDEKGSLRGGVEKGEEPAGTIAGSASSVKRVEDEEEPMKVEVAVGADGCPDDLSCREAVIDPYLLGLADDEEKCRKIRRQYRQLIYSVQQNRDDIVNTASDTLTGALEEANVLFDGVSRTREAALDAQFLVLASDLGKEKAKQLNCDMSFFNQVAFCDFLFIFVGLNWMEDDERDELSGCDDNIALSFWETVQKEATSWIVQAETFHFIFGSFKSKPSAPKPRLEHQKKAHKMEENGAMPTKLRKLDLSNNQEATEKEVERILGLLQTYFRKYPDTPVSYFEFVIDPNSFSRTVENIFYVSFIIRDGFARIRLDQDRLPILEPININQVGEGNDPSSHGRRQGVISLSLQDWKNIVATFEISEAMITNSY